A stretch of DNA from Anthonomus grandis grandis chromosome 22, icAntGran1.3, whole genome shotgun sequence:
gaaaaagtcgttttcgacgtccgtttttgaggccaaaaatgggctacaaaaatgccatatctcggctctcgtaaaagctacgattttgcggatggtctcgttggattcaaaatgccaaaactaagacaagaccgttggaattttcccgatagcgcccatagaagccgagatatgagtcttcaaagtttgggttttttcatttttcgggtataccccccgtatcgaattttttcaccaaaaattgatttttttcaaagtcaaactaagtataccagcgtcttattctgatcacctagatttcgaaaacaccgggttataccaggatccgagcagaactaagggaatgagagcactttgaaaatcctgaaaaagtcgttttcgacgtccgtttttgaggccaaaaatgggctacaaaaatgccatatttcggctctcgtagaagctacgaccttgaggatggtctcgttggattcagaaggacgaaactaagacaacaatGTTGAAAtcttcccgatagctcccacagaagcccagatatcgatcttcaaagtttgggttttttcatttttcgggtataccccccgtatcgaattttttcaccaaaaattgatttttttcaaagtcaaactaagtataccagcgtcttattctgatcacctagattacgaaaacaccgggttataccaggatccgagcagaactaagggaatgagagcactttgaagatcctgaaaaagtcgttttcgacgtccgtttttgaggccaaaaatgggctacaaaaatgccatatctcggctctcgtagaagctacgaccttgcggatggtctcgttggattcagaaggacgaaactaagataacaccgttggaattttcccgatagctcccatagaagctgagatatgagccttcaaagtttgggttttttcatttttcgggtatatccccccgtatcgaattttttcaccaaaaattgatttttttcaaagtcaaactaagtataccagcgtcttattctgatcacctagattacgaaaacaccgggttataccaggatccgagcagaactaagggaatgagagcactttgaagatcctgaaaaagtcgttttcgacgtccgtttttgaggccaaaaatgggctacaaaaatgccatatctcggctctcgtagaagctacgaccttgcggatggtctcgttggattcagaaggacgaagctaagataagaccgttggaattttcccgatagctcccatagaagctgagatatgagccttcaaagtttgggttttttcatttttcgggtatacccccccgtatcgaattttttcaccaaaaattgatttttttcaaagtcaaactaagtataccagcgtcttattctgatcacctagattacgaaaacaccgggttataacaggatccgagcagaactaagggattgagagcactttgaaaatcctgaaaaaggagttttcgacgtccgattttgagaccaaaaatgggctacaaaaatgccatatctcggttctcgtagaagctacgatcttgcggatggtgtcgttggattcagaaggacgaaactaagataacaccgttggaattttcccgatagctcccatagaagccgagatatgagccttcaaagtttgggttttttcatttttcgggtatacccccccgtatcgaattttttcaccaaaaattgatttttttcaaagtcaaactaagtataccagcgtcttattctgatcacctagattacgaaaacaccgggttataacaggatccgagcagaactaagggattgagagcactttgaaaatcctgaaaaaggagttttcgacgtccgattttgagaccaaaaatgggctacaaaaatgccatatctcggctctcgtagaagctacaatcttgcggatggtctcgttggattcaaaatgccgaaactaagacaagattgttggaattttcccgatagctcccatagaagctgagatatgagccttcaaagtttgggttttttcatttttcgggtatacccccccgtatcaaattttttcgatttttcttaaaaactatatttttttcaattttaataattatgtgcaaggtgcccctttgccaggagtgcttggtagtttttaaatgaaagctttatctttaataccaaaaaagttatgcaaaattttcgatctaaaaaagtacatgttaattgtaaaaaaccgaaatttcgatttttttcaaaaactataattttttcaattttaataattatgtgcaaggtgcccctttgcaaggagtacttgacagtttttaaatgaaagctctatcttaaataccaaaaaagttatgcaaaatttacgatcttataaagtacatgttaatggtaaaaaaccgaaatttcgatttttttcaaaaactacaatttttttagtttttaattattatgtacaaggtgcccctttgtaaaaattaaaaataaataattataaaaacaaacacgATATAGCTTGACTTGCCTTAATCCTAACTTCTTCTGACTCGTCTTGCATCAGTCTGGTCTGGTCTGGATCATGCGGTATACCTCCGGAAAATCCAGATAAGGGCCAACCTTCTGGATTGTACTTTTAGAGGCCTAAATGGGGTCCATGCATGAGTTAAGTGAGTAAAATGATCCAAAAAAGTCATACCTTGACAACATACACGTCTGGATCGCATAGATGCAAGAGTAAAGTGATGAGGTTCCCTTGGATCTCACTCGATCCTTGAATGCCTCAAAATTGGTCTCCTGGCCAAGGGATGTTGCCAGATCTCCTAATAACTGGATCGAGGATCTCCTTAGACGTGGATCCTCTTGACTGAATAGCAACTTGATCCTCACTGCTCCGGTAACTTGAAAGGAACTGAATTTGAACCCTGGCAAACTGTTCAGGAGTTTCGAGAAGGATTGCAGGGACTCCAGGATCAGCTCGCTTTCGTTCCTAGATAAGGAAGAATGGGTCgatcattttgtaaatgattaaattaaaagtagaaCCTTTCAAGGAACCTACAGTTGAGTAGCTCGTTGTCGAGTTATTTCTTCGggtcctatttatttattaagaaataaatcctGGAATTTTTACTGACTTGACTTAGAAAATGGACAATATTGATAATGTggactaaaaactcattaaaatccATATTGAGATTTGATCACCAGAAACAAAGTCTGTGATAATCACAGAAAAGCTTGCCGgtcaataaaatcaatcaattaataaattgtcactgtcaaaattagatgttttatttgtaattcttaTGGTAGAGATTTATTCAAAGTAAGTATATGTAAACGGAATCCAGGTATTAGAGGTTTTTAAAGAAGAAGagggagaagaagaagaagaaaaagaagaagcagaagaaactttgggctcaactgcttgtaaaaaatcaataattttgtccaggcatttaaaaaagaggaagaagaagaaggagaagaGAAGTAGCAGTAGCCAAAGTGCGAGAGAAAAGAAGAGAGATGAGAGATGAGAGAGAGAAAAGAGGACTCGTATGTCAAAGAAACCACTTATGTCGGGAAATCTCAGTTAATTCACCTCAGTTATGGGcttagttttaacaccttttaataacaaaatagataacataaattgctagccaagaaacaggacagttgtaaccttacctattaataataaaagcactaacccggattaaaaccttttaacgaAACCACGGAGTCAAAAGCGCcatacttctttattaaataatgtaaacGAAGTGTGATAAACGAAGTAATAATCATAAGTATACTCCGAGCAGAAATGTAGGGTTTAAAGAATGTCAtacatttccacaaataaataaaacatttaagacGCCCGATATTCTAATAGAACGAACTATAGCAAATTTAGAGGTCGTTCCgctacattatatatttaagaaagaACTACGggtttgataaatttttttaattttcaaaatttttatagacactttttgttccaaattaaaaatagaacaaaatacaaagaataacatttaaccgtaaaacgaaaaataaaggagttatgggaggtttttgaaatttttgaaaaattgaaaaaaaaaatattttttttggcaaatcgaTAGAccatttaaaacactttaaaaaaattatataaaacttttcgaaaaatgcatcaaaaaaaagttatacgcaAAAAGTCTTTCTCAAAAATGCAAAGGGTTATCCCTGGAAAATTGCTCataaaatcggtttttattttttttcgggaaaaatattggttgcagaaaaaaaattgtattagcaaaagttgtttggaaccTCAATGCCCATcagattcaataaaaaaaagatttttaagtctaacagttttccagaaaattgaaaaaagcctttaaacagtttatctttattttctcgaaaaatagatgtaatattaaaaaaaaaatttttgcaccGAATTTCCGATCAAAAACAGAACAAATCATAATGAACGATATTTAATCGTAAAACAAGAAATACCAgaattataaaagatttttgagaaaagttaAGAAACTTACCCCAAATTGTGATAATCCAAACAGTTCATTAAAATGCCCAGTATCTGATTGCAGTACCGCACCACGAGCTCCTTATTCAAATTCTCCGGGGCATACCCCGATCTTCCGCACCCAGCAGCTCTGGTCCAGCTGGACATCCAAAATCATCTCCAAtaggttttctattaaaaccGCCTGTTTGCACTCTACATTGTCCTTGATCAAGTAGGTAAAGAAAGCGAACACTACCGTCCACTAAGGTATCAGGTCCGACCGAATACTGGGCCCATAAAGGAGACGATCCATGACAAAGTGTGCTACATGTCTGCACATACGTCTCCTACCACTGTTTCggtcatttttagaaagagAAGTTAGTCCTGGTCGCTGCAGAGAGAGCTGGAGAATAAAAGGTACGGTCACATGTGAACGAGTGAGTCAACCCATATCCCCCACCCGCCCCACACTGTTTATCAGTAAGAAATTAAATACCCCCCCCccctttcaaattttttcataatttttttttattcgaattcCAACTAACTATAACAGCGGAttattctcatcaagtagatcacgaaaataccgggttataagggaatctaagcagaactaagaaatcaagtattttttcgacctcgtttttgaggccaaaaatgggctacaaaaatgccatatctcggctatcgtaaaatctacgaccttgcggatggtctcgttggattcagaaggacaaaactaagacaagaccgttggaattttcccgatagcttccatagaagccgagatatgagtcttcaaagtttgggttttttcatttttcgggtatacccccccgtatcgaatttttcactaaaaattgaattttttcaaagtcaaactaagtataccagcgttttatttggatcacctagattacgaaaacaccgggttataacaggatccgagcagaactaagggaatgagaccactttgaaaatcctgaaaaagtcgttttcgacgtccgtttttgaggccaaaaatgggctacaaaaatgccatatctcggctctcgtagaagctacgaccttgcggatggtctcgttggattcagaaggacgaaactaagattagaccgttggaattttcccgatagcttccatagaagccgagatatgagtcttcaaagtttgggttttttcatttttcgggtatacccccccgtatcgaatttttcactaaaaattgaattttttcaaagtcaaactaagtataccagcgtcttattccgatcacctagattacgaaaacaccgggttataacaggatctgagcagaactaaggcaatgagagcactttgaaaatcctgaaaaagtcgttttcgacgtccgtttttgaggcaaaaaatgggcatcaaaaatgccatatctcggctatcgtaagacctacgaccttgcggatggtctcgttggattcagaatgacgaaactaagacaaaaccgttggaattttcccgatagctcctatagaagccgagatatcgaccttcaaagtttgggtttttttatttttcgggtatacccccccgtatcgaattttttcaccaaaaattgatttttttcgaaatcaaacaaAGTATACCAGCGTTTTATTTGgattacctagattacgaaaacaccgggttataacaggatccgagcagaactaagggaatgagagcactttgaaaatcctgaaaaagtcgttttcgacgtccgtttttgaggccaaaaattggcatcaaaaatgccatatttcggctctcgtagaagctacgactttgcggatggtctcgttggattcagaaggacgaaactaagacaaaaccgttggaattttcccgatagctcccatagaagccgagatatcgaccttcaaaatttgggttttttcatttttcgggtattcccccccgtatcgaatttttcaccaaaaattgatttttttcgaaatcaaactaagtataccagcgtcttatttggatcacctagattacgaaaacaccgggttataacagaatccgagcagaactaagggaatgagagcactttgaaaatcctgaaaaagtcgttttcgacgtccgtttttgaggccaaaaatgggctacaaaaatgccatatttcggctctcgtagaagctacgactttgcggatggtctcgttggattcagaaggacgaaactaagacaacaatGTTGAAAtct
This window harbors:
- the LOC126748551 gene encoding uncharacterized protein LOC126748551, with the translated sequence MSSWTRAAGCGRSGYAPENLNKELVVRYCNQILGILMNCLDYHNLGNESELILESLQSFSKLLNSLPGFKFSSFQVTGAVRIKLLFSQEDPRLRRSSIQLLGDLATSLGQETNFEAFKDRVRSKGTSSLYSCIYAIQTCMLSRPLKVQSRRLALIWIFRRYTA